A genomic stretch from Aerococcaceae bacterium zg-1292 includes:
- a CDS encoding DUF1275 domain-containing protein, which translates to MMQKKLDFILKLWILLLTMSAGFLNAAVFLVHGVVVTHHTGTSTQMGIHFAKWTSDSLILMIGLLLAYIFGAMLSGYLFHSEKFGPKKRYGLILIYLSIGLFLVNWLNVPQHIFLWYTSFMMGTQNGMFVFYRGMVIRTTHMTGSLTDIGLSLGRWIRGKDKKHFFKFTFLFVNWAAFVVGCIAATFASKYFVSIIFYVAASISGFCGVYYFFLYHLLKRRNH; encoded by the coding sequence ATGATGCAAAAAAAATTAGATTTTATTTTGAAGTTGTGGATATTATTGTTAACGATGTCGGCAGGTTTTCTTAATGCCGCTGTATTTCTCGTACATGGCGTGGTTGTGACGCATCATACGGGTACAAGTACGCAAATGGGAATACATTTTGCTAAGTGGACATCGGATTCGCTCATATTAATGATAGGGCTATTACTTGCATATATTTTTGGTGCCATGTTGAGCGGTTATTTGTTTCATAGTGAAAAATTTGGCCCTAAAAAGCGTTATGGCTTGATTTTAATTTATTTGAGCATCGGTTTATTTTTAGTCAATTGGCTGAATGTCCCACAGCATATTTTTTTATGGTATACCAGTTTTATGATGGGAACCCAAAATGGAATGTTTGTATTTTATCGTGGGATGGTAATCCGTACAACACATATGACGGGTAGTTTAACAGATATCGGATTATCACTAGGGCGCTGGATACGTGGTAAGGATAAGAAACATTTTTTTAAATTTACATTTTTATTCGTTAATTGGGCAGCGTTTGTCGTAGGGTGTATTGCCGCAACGTTTGCGTCGAAATATTTTGTGAGCATTATCTTTTATGTTGCTGCTTCGATTTCCGGTTTTTGTGGAGTCTACTACTTTTTCTTGTATCATTTATTAAAACGACGAAATCATTAG
- the gdhA gene encoding NADP-specific glutamate dehydrogenase, whose protein sequence is MTLAYISRVYQELESRLPHETEYLQAVKEFLDAVEPVIEAHPEYEKEAVLERLIEPERIISFRVPWVDDNGNVQVNRGYRVQFNSLNGPYKGGLRFHPSVNQSILKFLGFEQIFKNILTGLPIGGGKGGSDFNPKGKSDAEVMRFCQSFMTELSRHIGADVDVPAGDIGVGAREIGYLYGQYKRLQVPTAGVLTGKPIPAGGSNGRTEATGYGLVYFLNEMLSEAGESLKGKKVIISGSGNVAYYAARKVESFGGVVVSLSDSNHAVYDENGIDLDIVKQLKVDGRERISRYAEFNAEATIIEGSIWNTDIQADIALPCATQNEINQAQAERLATNGVKFVAEGANMPSDSKAIAVYRQHGIHYGPGKAANAGGVAVSALEMSQNSMRLRWDAERVDEELQQIMKNIFAQCLNARDAYDLGSDYGKAADIASFEQVVTLLLLHGVV, encoded by the coding sequence ATGACATTAGCGTATATTTCACGTGTGTATCAAGAACTAGAAAGTCGTTTACCACATGAAACAGAATATTTACAGGCGGTAAAGGAGTTTTTAGACGCAGTTGAACCCGTGATTGAAGCACACCCAGAATATGAAAAAGAGGCAGTACTCGAACGCTTAATTGAGCCAGAACGAATTATTTCGTTTCGTGTGCCTTGGGTAGATGATAATGGAAATGTACAAGTCAATCGTGGCTACCGTGTACAATTCAATTCATTAAATGGCCCATATAAAGGCGGCTTACGTTTCCATCCATCGGTTAATCAAAGTATTTTGAAATTTTTAGGATTTGAACAAATCTTTAAAAATATTTTAACGGGCTTACCAATCGGCGGCGGTAAGGGCGGTTCGGATTTTAATCCAAAAGGCAAATCAGATGCTGAAGTAATGCGCTTTTGTCAAAGCTTTATGACTGAATTAAGTCGCCATATTGGAGCTGATGTGGATGTGCCGGCTGGCGATATCGGAGTTGGTGCTCGTGAAATAGGCTATTTATATGGTCAATATAAACGTCTTCAAGTACCAACAGCTGGTGTTTTAACGGGTAAACCTATTCCAGCGGGTGGCTCGAATGGCCGTACGGAAGCGACAGGATATGGCTTAGTGTATTTCTTAAATGAAATGTTATCAGAAGCCGGTGAATCATTAAAAGGGAAAAAAGTTATCATCTCAGGTTCTGGGAATGTGGCTTATTATGCAGCACGTAAAGTAGAATCTTTTGGTGGAGTGGTGGTATCGTTAAGTGATTCCAATCATGCCGTATACGATGAAAATGGAATTGATTTAGATATTGTTAAGCAATTAAAAGTTGACGGACGTGAGCGTATAAGTCGTTATGCTGAATTTAATGCGGAGGCAACCATTATCGAGGGTTCGATTTGGAATACAGATATTCAAGCGGATATTGCATTGCCATGTGCGACTCAAAATGAAATTAATCAAGCGCAAGCAGAACGTCTGGCAACTAATGGTGTGAAGTTTGTGGCTGAAGGTGCGAATATGCCGAGTGATTCAAAGGCAATCGCAGTCTATCGTCAACATGGAATTCACTATGGACCAGGAAAAGCAGCTAATGCCGGTGGTGTTGCCGTATCTGCTTTAGAAATGAGCCAAAACTCAATGCGATTACGTTGGGATGCTGAACGAGTAGATGAAGAATTGCAACAAATTATGAAAAATATTTTTGCGCAATGTCTTAACGCGCGCGATGCTTATGATTTAGGTAGCGATTATGGAAAAGCCGCGGATATCGCATCATTTGAACAAGTTGTAACGCTATTGTTGTTACACGGTGTCGTTTAA
- a CDS encoding carbohydrate ABC transporter permease, whose product MKARKIAVFTALVAGLLLIFVPMYLTLTSSFKETAQISGDFFGLPKPFTLSNFERVLKDGLSTHFINSGIITVVSIALIILVIPMAGYALVRHMQRKKSYQLIYTLLIIGIFVPFQVIMLPLTNLMGKLNLSNIPGLIILYLTFAIPQTLFLYTGYIRSVVPAELDEAASIDGCNPIQTYFKIIFPVLKPMHATVLIINALWIWNDFLLPLLMLNRNKDSWTLPLFQYNYQGQYFSDFGPSFASYVIGIVAILVVYLIFQRNIISGMANGAIK is encoded by the coding sequence ATGAAAGCAAGAAAAATAGCTGTGTTTACGGCATTAGTTGCGGGGTTGTTATTAATCTTCGTACCGATGTATTTGACTTTAACTAGTTCGTTTAAAGAAACTGCGCAGATTTCTGGTGATTTCTTTGGTTTACCGAAACCTTTTACATTATCGAACTTTGAACGTGTATTGAAAGACGGTCTATCTACGCATTTTATTAATTCAGGTATTATCACCGTAGTGTCCATTGCGTTAATTATTTTAGTGATTCCTATGGCAGGTTACGCATTAGTTCGACATATGCAACGCAAGAAATCTTATCAATTGATTTACACATTGTTAATCATCGGCATCTTTGTGCCATTTCAAGTAATTATGTTACCGTTAACTAATTTAATGGGAAAATTGAATTTGTCGAACATTCCTGGTTTAATTATCTTGTACTTAACATTTGCCATTCCACAGACGTTGTTTTTGTACACAGGTTATATTCGTTCAGTCGTGCCAGCTGAGTTAGATGAAGCGGCATCCATTGATGGCTGCAATCCAATTCAAACTTACTTCAAAATTATTTTTCCGGTATTAAAACCAATGCATGCGACCGTATTAATTATTAATGCATTATGGATTTGGAATGATTTCCTATTACCGTTATTAATGTTAAACCGGAATAAGGATTCATGGACATTGCCATTATTCCAATATAACTATCAAGGACAATATTTCAGTGACTTTGGACCTTCATTCGCTTCCTATGTCATTGGCATTGTGGCTATTTTAGTAGTATACTTAATATTCCAACGCAATATTATTTCTGGTATGGCAAATGGTGCAATTAAATAA
- a CDS encoding GNAT family N-acetyltransferase yields MKLTLRKPNLSDKEELIAYRNAFGVAPNGIEGTSFLTGYELIEEWLHFLEILEQEETAPDNLVPAHQYVLVDDNQRILGMINLRLKLNNYLAQYGGHVGYSILPNVRGLGFGSQQLALLLPIARQLGMEKLLIAVSKTNGASQKVIENNGGVLEQTVQFPEENDELYRYWLTLGQ; encoded by the coding sequence ATGAAGTTAACACTAAGAAAACCTAATTTATCCGATAAAGAAGAGTTAATCGCTTATCGTAATGCATTCGGTGTGGCACCTAATGGAATTGAAGGCACATCTTTTTTAACGGGTTATGAATTAATAGAGGAATGGCTACATTTTTTAGAGATATTGGAGCAGGAAGAAACAGCACCGGATAATTTAGTACCAGCTCATCAATATGTGTTGGTTGACGACAATCAACGAATATTAGGTATGATTAATTTGCGCTTGAAGTTGAATAATTATTTGGCTCAATATGGGGGGCATGTAGGTTATTCTATATTACCAAATGTGAGAGGACTAGGATTTGGTTCGCAACAACTTGCCTTATTATTACCGATTGCTCGACAATTAGGTATGGAAAAATTATTGATTGCTGTTAGTAAAACGAATGGTGCTTCTCAAAAAGTGATTGAAAACAATGGTGGAGTACTTGAACAAACGGTTCAATTTCCTGAAGAGAATGATGAACTGTATCGTTATTGGTTGACATTGGGGCAATAA
- a CDS encoding alpha-glucosidase: MEQHWWQNVVVYQVYPRSFQDSNGDGIGDLQGIISRLDYLEKLGIGAIWLSPVYASPNRDNGYDISDYLAIMTEFGTMADMEELIAEAKKRHIEIIMDLVVNHSSDQHAWFIEARKSKDNPYRDYYIWRDAMDGKEPNDLQAAWNESAWQWDEATGQYYFHLFSKEQPDLNWDNPRLRQEVYDMMNQWVDKGIGGFRMDVIDLIGKVPDESITVNGPKLHDYLQEMHREVLAGHDLMTVGETWSANVERAKMYSNPERKELSMIFQFEHIVLDQVGGDKWDLAPLSIPKLKTALSRYQTELGNEGWNSLFWNNHDTPRVVSRWGNDSEWRERSAKLFAILLHTMKGTPYIYQGEEIGMTNRPIESIEQADDIESINYYHDALSRGISHEQAIRSINAKGRDNARTPMQWNDDEHAGFTDGTPWLAVNDNYSEINVEAALNNPESIFYTYQRLIELRKNHPIVTWGDYQLLDTADNVFAFERVLADEVWVTVANMSAENQVIDLSAYHWVETMITNDDSRSDFNGTLELAPYEAFCIRVKR; this comes from the coding sequence ATGGAACAACATTGGTGGCAAAATGTCGTTGTGTATCAAGTGTATCCACGTAGTTTTCAAGACTCAAATGGAGATGGTATTGGCGATTTACAAGGGATTATTTCACGTTTAGATTATTTAGAAAAATTAGGCATTGGTGCTATTTGGCTCAGTCCGGTTTATGCGTCGCCTAACCGTGACAATGGTTATGATATCAGCGATTATTTAGCTATTATGACAGAATTTGGTACGATGGCAGATATGGAAGAATTAATTGCTGAAGCGAAAAAGCGTCATATTGAAATCATTATGGATTTAGTGGTGAATCATTCGAGCGACCAGCATGCATGGTTTATTGAAGCTCGAAAATCTAAAGATAATCCATATCGTGATTATTATATTTGGCGCGATGCAATGGATGGTAAAGAACCGAATGATTTACAAGCAGCGTGGAACGAAAGTGCTTGGCAATGGGATGAAGCAACCGGACAATATTATTTCCACTTATTTAGTAAAGAACAGCCCGATTTGAATTGGGACAATCCACGTTTACGACAAGAAGTTTACGATATGATGAATCAATGGGTGGATAAAGGAATTGGTGGTTTCCGGATGGATGTCATTGATTTAATCGGGAAAGTGCCGGATGAGTCCATCACTGTTAATGGACCTAAATTACATGACTATTTACAAGAAATGCACCGTGAAGTATTAGCAGGACATGATTTAATGACAGTAGGCGAAACATGGAGTGCCAATGTTGAACGAGCAAAAATGTATTCGAATCCTGAACGTAAAGAATTATCAATGATTTTCCAATTCGAGCATATCGTGTTGGATCAAGTGGGTGGCGACAAATGGGACTTGGCTCCATTAAGTATTCCAAAATTGAAAACAGCCTTGAGTCGCTATCAAACGGAATTAGGAAACGAAGGCTGGAATAGTTTATTTTGGAATAACCATGACACACCGCGTGTTGTTAGCCGCTGGGGTAACGATAGTGAGTGGCGCGAACGCAGTGCTAAATTATTTGCAATTTTATTACATACGATGAAAGGAACGCCGTATATTTATCAAGGTGAAGAAATCGGTATGACCAATCGTCCGATTGAATCAATTGAACAGGCAGACGATATAGAATCAATTAATTATTATCATGATGCGCTGAGTCGGGGCATTTCACATGAACAAGCGATACGCTCAATTAATGCTAAAGGACGCGATAATGCAAGAACGCCAATGCAATGGAATGATGATGAACACGCTGGATTTACAGACGGTACGCCGTGGTTAGCAGTTAATGACAATTATTCAGAAATAAATGTTGAAGCAGCACTTAATAATCCAGAATCTATTTTCTACACGTATCAACGTCTGATTGAATTACGTAAAAATCATCCAATTGTTACTTGGGGTGACTATCAATTATTAGACACTGCAGATAATGTATTTGCGTTTGAACGCGTACTTGCTGATGAAGTATGGGTGACTGTTGCCAATATGAGTGCAGAAAATCAAGTGATTGATTTGTCAGCCTATCATTGGGTGGAAACAATGATTACGAATGATGATAGTCGTAGTGATTTCAACGGTACCTTAGAGTTAGCGCCGTATGAAGCGTTTTGTATTCGTGTGAAGCGATAG